In Pseudomonas sp. HR96, the DNA window ACCACGCCGATCACCGGCTGGTACTGGCGCAGGTCGACGATGGCGGCATGGATGTCGGCGATCGCCGCCAGCCCGAGATTGGCCTCCTGCAAGCGCACTCCGCCGGTTTCCAGCAAAAGGATGGCGGCGGTAGGAATGCCGTTGCGGTTGTCCTCGGCGGCCAGCTCCAACGCCCCGGCCATCTTCGCGCCGCCCACCTCACCGAGGCTGCCGCCCTGGAACGCGCCTTCGATGGCGGCCAACACCAGCGGCCTGCCCTGCAGCGCGCCCTTGGCGATGATCACACCGTCGTCAGCTTGCGGCACCACGCCCTGGCGCTGCAGCCACGGCGACATCAGGCGGGCGAAGGGGTCGAGCAATTCACGAAAATCGTCCAGCAAGGCCTTGGCCCGCTGCCGGGCGCCCAGTTCGACGAAGCTGTGACGGTGCAGCAAACGCTCGGTGTCAGTCATGGCCAATCTCCTCCAGCGCTTGCTCGAGCCGCAGGCGGACCACCCCGGGGGTGGCGCCGAAATCATGGATGTCGATGTGCACGGCCGGCGGCAGGCTGCCGCCGAACAGGCGCGTGAACAGATGCTCCCAGCGCGCGGCGCTGCCGTTCACCGAAGTCACTACGTTGATCGTCAAAACGCCCGCCGGGGCGGATTCCATCAGCACTTCCAGGTCACCGGAACCGACGCAGCCGACCAGGGTACGACCTCGCCCGGAAGCACCGGCGGCGAAGCTGAAATTCAGGGTTTCCATCAGGTGGCGCTCCGAGTGTGGATGCTCGATGAGAGCGAGGCGATGCTGTCGATCAGCAAACAGGCGGCGAGCAGGTCGGCCGCGCCGCCCGGCGAGGCATTCAGTTGCAGCAGCTGGCGGTCGAGCTGGGCCAGGCGCCGGCGCCCGGCCAGGGTTGCAGTGCCGCCAGCGGCGAGCACTGCGCGGGCACCGCTTTGCAGGGTATGCAGGCCCGGCGGGCCGGCGCGGTAGAGCACGCAGGTATCGTCGAGCACGCTCATGATCGCCAGCAACGCATCCAGGCGCGCCGGGGTTTCCCCGTGACCCTGCGCACGGCTGCGCCTGAGCTGCGGCAACCCATGCAGGGCCACCGCAGGAAAACCTGCCTGCGCCTGCTCGCGAGCACCGCCGCTGCCATAGCGGCGCTTGACCAGCGCGCCGTGGCTGGCAGCGCTGTCGCTCATGCGGTCCGGCAGACGCGCCAGTTGCGCGGCGCGGGCAATCAACTCGGGCCACTGCCAAGTGCCTTGGGCGGCGGCTGTAACCAGCAGGCCCAAGGCCCAGATGGCGCCGCGGTGAGTGTTGACACCGGCCGTGACGGCCAACATCGCGGCTTCGCCGTCGCGGCCCAGTTGGCCGATGGCTTCGCGCAATGCCAGCGGGTCGTCGAGACTGGCCCCGGCCTCGGCCATGGCGGCGAAGCACGGCCACAGCGAACGCGCCGAGGCGTGCATCAGAGCCAGGCTGAGGTCGTCATGGGCACCACTGCCGCGGAGGTCAACCAGCGCCGGCTTGGGCGACAGGTTGACTTCGTCGAGCAACGCCGCCACCGCCAGGTCCGCCAGTCGCGCGGCCTGGGCAGCGAACGGCGGTCGAGATTGCACAGACAGGATCATCGCCATCACCAGCTCCTGAACTTTGCCGGGGGGTTGTACAAGCCGCCCGACCACTCGACCAGGTCAGCCACGCTGCGCGCCGCCAACAGCTCGCGCCGCGCGTCGGTGCGGCGGATGCCGAGGTCTTCGGGCCAGGCGATCAAGCCTTCGCGGCGCATCCGCTCGGTCTCGGCCGGATCATGGCGCAGGCCGATGGCAGTCACCCCGGCGACCGCAGCGATCATCGCCTGGCGCTCTTCGAGAGAACGCGCCTTGTACAGGTAGGCGATGCCCTCCTCGGTCAGCAGATGGGTGACGTCGTCGCCGTAGATCATGATCGGCGCCAGCGGCATGCCGCTCTTGCGCGCCACTTCCACGGCGTCGAGGGTCGGCACGAAGGTCGGCTTGCCGCCTTCCTGGAAGGTCTCGACCATCTGCACCACCAGCTTCTGGCCGCGCTCGAGCAGCGTCGCATCGGCACTCTCGACACTCCCAACGCTCCCGGCACCTGCGGCGCCACTGCGCATGTCCAGCCAGGCAGGCGTGGCATGGCGGCGGCCGCGCGGGTCATGGCCCATGTTCGGCGCACCGCCGAAACCGGCGAGACGGCCGCGGGTGACGGTCGAGGAATGGCCGTCGCCGTCGACCTGCAAGGTGGCGCCGATGAACAGATCGACCGCGTATTGCCCGGCCAGCTGGCAGACCATGCGGTTGGAGCGCATCGAGCCATCGTGGCCGGTGAAGAACACATCCGGGCGGGCGGCGATGTAGTTCTCCATACCCAGCTCGGTGCCGAAGCAATGCACGCTCTGCACCCAGCCGCTTTCTATGGCAGGGATCAGCGTCGGGTGCGGGTTGAGCGTCCAGTGCCGGCAGATCTTGCCCTTCAGGCCCAGGGATTCACCATAGGTCGGCAGGATCAATTCGATGGCCGCGGTGTTGAAGCCGATGCCGTGGTTGAGCGACTGCACGTTGTGTTTCTGGTAGATCCCGCGGATCGCCATCATCGCCATCAGGACGTGCACCGGCTTGATGTGGCGCGGGTCGCGGGTGAACAGTGGCTCGATGTAGAACGGCCGGTCGGCGACGACCACGAAGTCGACCCAGGAGGCCGGGATGTCGACCCTTGGCAGTTCGCTGACGTCGTCGACCAACTGGTTGACCTGGACGATGACGATGCCGTCGCTGAACGCCGCCGGCTCGATCAATGCCGGGCTGTCTTCGGTACTGGCACCGGTGTAGATGTTGCCGGCGCGGTCAGCCATGAAGCCGGCGCTGAGCACTACGTTGGGGATCAGGTCGACCACCAGCCGGGCGTACAGCTCGATGTAGGTGTGGATCGCGCCGATCTCCAGCAGGCCGTCTTCCAGCAACTGGCTGATGCGCAGGCTCTGGGTGCCGGCAAAGGAAAAGTCGAGCCTGCGCGCGATACCCTGCTCGAACAGGTCGAGGTGCTCCGGCCGGCCGACGCTGGGCATGATCATGTGCAGGTCATGCACCTTGCCTGGGTCGACCTTGGCCAGGGTGCGCGAAAGAAAATCGGCCTGCTTCTGATTGTTGCCCTCGAGGACCACTCGGTCACCGGGCATCAACAGCGCTTCCAGCGCCTCGACCAGGCGCCCGCCGGGCAGCACTGCGCCGTCGGCCAGGTGTTCGACCAGCGCCAGACGCCGCTGCTTTTCGCTGCGCCGCCGCGACCAGCGCGGATCGGCCGTTAATGGAATGGTCATGCAAACTCCACAGGGTGGGATGGCTTGCAGGAACCTTAGGCCCAGCGCAGGGAGGCATCAATCAAGGTCGGCGCATGATTGTTACGCTAAGAGTAATGGTCAAAGAGGGTAACGCCGTTCCCGGGCAAGCCTGGTCCTGCGCAAGCGTGGACGCGACTGCTTCAGGCGTTGTCGTTGCCCGGTCGGGTAAAGGAATAGCGGTCGATGTCCTCGCGCAGGTACCAGCCTTGGGCACGCCAGAAGCTGGCAGCCAGCGCGTTGCCCTTGAGCACGTCGAGGTGGAACTTGGCGATGCCCTCGCCTTCCAGCGCCGCGATGCAGCGCTGCACCAATGCTTCGCCGATCCCGCGCCGGCGCCAGGCTGGCAGCACCAGCAGGTGCTGGAGGTAGCCGCGGCGGCCGTCGTGGCCGGACATGATGCAGGCGCAGATCTGCCCGTCCTGCTCGGCGACGAAACTCAGGCCCGGGTTGCGCGACAGGTAACGCGTGGTGGCCTCGCGCGAGTCGGCGTCGCGCAGGGAGATGCCGGGGGTCTGGCGCATCAACTCGACGAGGGTGTCGTAGTCGTCGAGGGTCATCACCCGGATGTTGCTCATACCTGCTCCTTGACGTCCTGGGCCACGAACGAATAGCGATTGCGCCCTGCACTCTTGGCTTGATACATCGCATGGTCGGCATGCTGGATCAGCGCGCCGATGTCATCGCCGTCGCGCGGGAACAGGCTGACGCCCATGCTGGCGTGAATATGCACGCGCTTGCCTTCGATCACCAGCGGCAGCTGGAAGCATTGGTGCAGTTTGTTCAACAGCGCGATGATCTTCTGCGTGTGCTGCACGTTCTCGAAGAAGATCACGAACTCGTCGCCGCCGAGCCGCGCGACGTTGCCGTGCGCCTCGCTGACCGAGCAGAGCAGCTTGGACACCGCGATCAATACCTGGTCGCCGAAGCGATGGCCATGTTGATCGTTCATCTCCTTGAAGTGGTCAAGGTCGACGAACAACAGTGCCATCTGCTCGTCATGGGTGCGCGCCCGCACCAGGGCCAGTTCCAGCTGTTCGAAGCAAGCCCGGCGGTTGGGCAGTTCGGTCAGCGCGTCGTGCCGCGCCAGGTGCTCGAAAGCCGCGCGGCTGCGGGTGAGGTCCTCCAACTGGCTGAGAATCTCCTGTTTCATGGCCAGAAAGCTGCGCGCCAGCACGCCCAGCTCGTCGTGCCGTGGCGCCAGCGGGCTGATCTTGCGCTCGCGGGAAAACAGCTCGACCGCTTCGGTCATCTTGCGCAGTGGCGCAATCAGCGCACCGGAGGCGACAAAGGCCACAAACAGCGCCAGCAGGCTGAAGAACAGGGCAATCTGGGCGATCGCCTTGCCGGCCTGGGATGCCTGGGCCAGCACATGACTCTGCGGCTGCCCCAGGCCCAGCACGATGAACGGCTCGGCGGCGCTGCGATCATTCGACAGCCGCACGAAGGCTGACACCAGACGATCATCGCGGGCCTGCTGGCTCTGCTCGACGCTGCGGCTGATCACGCTGGCCGGGCCGGAACTGCTGAGCAGCCGCAGGACCTCGGGAAACTCGTCCTGCAGGAACAGGCGCCGGCCCTTGTCGAAGCCGAAGGTGCGCCGGTGGTCCGGATGCACCAGCAGGTCGCCCCAGCGGTTGGCCAGGTAGACCTGGTACTCGCTGGGCAGGTCGGTCTGCAACTGGCCGAACAACTGATCGAGGTCGACGTTGATCACCATCAGGCCGAAGACCTTGCCTGCGGCATCGGCCACCGGCGTGGACACGTGCAGGGTCGGCTTGCCAAGCCCGGAGTGGGCACCCTGCTCGTGGTTGATCTCGATCGGCGAGATGCGTACTTCGCCAGGCTTGAGGCGCAAGGCGTCGAACACGTAGGCGTAATGCCCCTTCTCCTGCAGGTCGTGGCCGTCGACACGTACCACGCGCGAGCCGTCGCGATCCAGGCGGACCCACTCCAGGCCATGGTCGGCGGCGCTGATCAGGCGGATCTGCATGTAGTCGGGGTGCGCCAGCAGCATCGCGCGAAACGACTCGGCGAGGTTGTCCTGCACGGTCTTGCGCTGCGTCGGGTCGGCGATGCTGTCGAGCTCGTGCACCCGTGGGCCGTGGGTCAGCACCGTGGCGTCCAGCGAGATGTTGCGCAGGTTGGCGTTGAGGTTGCGGCCCAGGACCTGCGCCGAGGTCAGCAGGTCGCGTTCGGCCGCCTGCAGCATCAGCTCGCGGCTGCTGTTGTAGCTGTAATAGCCGGCCAACACCGTCGGCAGCACGCCGAACAGCGCCATCAGGCAGCCCAGCTTGAAGGCAATGCCGATCTTCATTGCCCAGCCTCCAGCAGGGGTGGCCGTTCGCCAGAGATGATTCGTTGCCAGAGCGCCGCCCGGCGCTGGTCATCTTCCACCGGCCGTATCCAGATCAGCGGCCGGGGCGACCCGGCTTCGGCCGGCTCCTCAAGCGTATTGGACAGCCCCTGACGCTCGGTCAGCGCGTGGCTGACCTGGGGCTCGAGCATGTAATCAATCCATTTGCCGGCCAGCACGGGGTCGCTGGCACCCCGGCTGATCGCCCAGCAGTCCAGCCAGGCCAGCGCGCCTTCGCGCGGGATCACATAGCCGACATCGGCGCCGGCGTCGCGCAGCTGCTTGAGCTGCTGGCGGCCATAGTTGGCGAACAGCAACGCCACCTGATGGCTGCGAAACAGCTCGGCGGCCTCTTCGGGCAGCGAATAGAAGGTCAGGACATTGCGCCGCAGGGCCACCAGGCGCGCGGTCACCCGGGCAAATTCGTCCGCTTTGATGCGAAACGGGTCGCCTCCCAGGGACAGGCTGGCCAGGGAAAAGTTGTGGTTGCTGGTATTGAATGCCAGCACCCGGCCCTGCCATTTCGCGTCCCACATGCTGTCGATCGACTCCGGCGGGCTCTGCCACTGGTGGCGATCGTAGATCAGGCCCATGTCCGACCAGACGTATGGAATGGCGTACAGCTGGCCGCCGACCACAATGTCCGGAATCCGTGCGTAATCGCGAAAATGCGCCAGTTGCCGCGAGGTGTTGGCAATGCGCTCGGGGTGCAGCGGCTGCAGCAGGCCCTGGTCGACATAGCGGTGCACCTCGGCGGTATTGGCCGCGATGACGTCGAAGTTGCCGCCCTGGTTCTCGCTCATCTTGTTGCGCAAGGCTTCATCGCTGCCGACCAGGGTCACCTCGACCTTGACCTCGTAGCGCTGCTCGAAACCGGCCACCAGGTCGCTGTCGGCATAACCGGGCCACGCGAGCACGCGCAGCACGGCCGGTGCCGCCTGGGCCGGCAGCACGACAAAGAGCAAGAGCAACAGGCGCCAAAGCGGGCCGCGGTAATTCATGGACGACGGCCAGGAGATGCAATGGCGCTACTATACATATGGCCATTTGCCTTTGCTTGACCATGTGAACGGGCCAATCCGACCTTTGGTCGGGTGCGCCAGTGGCTCGGCTGACCCGCAATGGGGCCAGCCGCCATCCAGCACACTTGAGGACAACCCCATGATTGATCTTGCTACCCTGTACCGCCACTACATCGACTGCCTCAACCGCCAGGCCTGGGACGTCCTCGGTCAATGGGTAGCCGAGGACGTGCACTACAACGGCAAGCACGTCGGCCTGGACGGCTATCGGGCCATGCTCGAACGCGACTTTCGCGACATCCCTGACCTGTCCTTCAATATTGCGCTGCTGGTCGCCGATGCCCAGACCGTGGCCGCCCGCCTGGCCTTCGATTGCTCGCCCAGCGGCGTGTTCCTTGGGGTGGCGGTGAACGGCCGGCGGGTGCAGTTCAGCGAAAACGTCTTCTACCAGTACCAGGACGAGAAGATCGCCCAGGTCTGGTCGGTGTTGGAGAAGACTGCGGTAGAAGCCCAGATCGGCTAGATCGATATGCCGCCGTCGGCGATCAGCGTTTGCCCGGTGGTCATGCGCGCGGCAAAGCCCAGGTAGAGGATCATCTCGGCGATGTCGGCGGTGGTTGCCCAGCGCTTGAGCGGCGTGGCGCTCTCCGAGCTCTTCTTGTGATCCTCGGTCCACTCGATGGCCCAGCTGCTTATCACTGCCCCTGGGGCCACCGCGTTGACCCGCACCTCCGGCGCCAGCGCCCGGGCGAGGTTCTTGGTCAGGTTGATCACCGCAGCCTTCGAGGCGCTGTAGCTGATGCTGCTGCTGACCGAGCCGAAGCCGGCGATCGACGCGGTGTTGACGATGGCGCCGCCACTGGCCTTCAAGGCGCTGGCGGCGGCTTTCGAGCAGCGGAATACGCTCATCAGGTTGGTGTTGAGAATCAACGCCCAGAGCTCCTCGCTGACGCCGTCGAGGTCGCCGATCGGGATCGGCTTGCTCACTCCCGGGGTGCCGGCGTTGTTGACCAGCAGGTCCAGGCCGCCGAGTTCGGCGATGGCCGTATCGACCATGGCGGCGGCAGCCTGCGGGTCGCCGAGGTCGCCGGGAGCGGCAATCGCCTGCCCACCGGCGGCGATGATCGCCGCCACCGCAGCGGGCCCACGGGGGTCATCCGGCAGATAGTTGATGGCCACCGTGGCGCCATAGCCGGCGAGCATCTTCGCGGTTTCCAGGCCAATGCCCGAAGCACCGCCGGTGATCAGGGCGC includes these proteins:
- a CDS encoding biotin-independent malonate decarboxylase subunit beta encodes the protein MTDTERLLHRHSFVELGARQRAKALLDDFRELLDPFARLMSPWLQRQGVVPQADDGVIIAKGALQGRPLVLAAIEGAFQGGSLGEVGGAKMAGALELAAEDNRNGIPTAAILLLETGGVRLQEANLGLAAIADIHAAIVDLRQYQPVIGVVAGSVGCFGGMSIAAGLCSHLLVTREARVGLNGPQVIEQEAGLGEYDSRDRPFIWAQTGGEQRFASGLADAYVADDVAAIREQLNEWLEHGLPPVQRSRQHGFYLDRLARLDSAEQLDPLAVRALYEGVRA
- a CDS encoding malonate decarboxylase subunit delta translates to METLNFSFAAGASGRGRTLVGCVGSGDLEVLMESAPAGVLTINVVTSVNGSAARWEHLFTRLFGGSLPPAVHIDIHDFGATPGVVRLRLEQALEEIGHD
- a CDS encoding triphosphoribosyl-dephospho-CoA synthase — encoded protein: MILSVQSRPPFAAQAARLADLAVAALLDEVNLSPKPALVDLRGSGAHDDLSLALMHASARSLWPCFAAMAEAGASLDDPLALREAIGQLGRDGEAAMLAVTAGVNTHRGAIWALGLLVTAAAQGTWQWPELIARAAQLARLPDRMSDSAASHGALVKRRYGSGGAREQAQAGFPAVALHGLPQLRRSRAQGHGETPARLDALLAIMSVLDDTCVLYRAGPPGLHTLQSGARAVLAAGGTATLAGRRRLAQLDRQLLQLNASPGGAADLLAACLLIDSIASLSSSIHTRSAT
- the mdcA gene encoding malonate decarboxylase subunit alpha codes for the protein MTIPLTADPRWSRRRSEKQRRLALVEHLADGAVLPGGRLVEALEALLMPGDRVVLEGNNQKQADFLSRTLAKVDPGKVHDLHMIMPSVGRPEHLDLFEQGIARRLDFSFAGTQSLRISQLLEDGLLEIGAIHTYIELYARLVVDLIPNVVLSAGFMADRAGNIYTGASTEDSPALIEPAAFSDGIVIVQVNQLVDDVSELPRVDIPASWVDFVVVADRPFYIEPLFTRDPRHIKPVHVLMAMMAIRGIYQKHNVQSLNHGIGFNTAAIELILPTYGESLGLKGKICRHWTLNPHPTLIPAIESGWVQSVHCFGTELGMENYIAARPDVFFTGHDGSMRSNRMVCQLAGQYAVDLFIGATLQVDGDGHSSTVTRGRLAGFGGAPNMGHDPRGRRHATPAWLDMRSGAAGAGSVGSVESADATLLERGQKLVVQMVETFQEGGKPTFVPTLDAVEVARKSGMPLAPIMIYGDDVTHLLTEEGIAYLYKARSLEERQAMIAAVAGVTAIGLRHDPAETERMRREGLIAWPEDLGIRRTDARRELLAARSVADLVEWSGGLYNPPAKFRSW
- a CDS encoding GNAT family N-acetyltransferase, translated to MSNIRVMTLDDYDTLVELMRQTPGISLRDADSREATTRYLSRNPGLSFVAEQDGQICACIMSGHDGRRGYLQHLLVLPAWRRRGIGEALVQRCIAALEGEGIAKFHLDVLKGNALAASFWRAQGWYLREDIDRYSFTRPGNDNA
- a CDS encoding diguanylate cyclase domain-containing protein, with product MKIGIAFKLGCLMALFGVLPTVLAGYYSYNSSRELMLQAAERDLLTSAQVLGRNLNANLRNISLDATVLTHGPRVHELDSIADPTQRKTVQDNLAESFRAMLLAHPDYMQIRLISAADHGLEWVRLDRDGSRVVRVDGHDLQEKGHYAYVFDALRLKPGEVRISPIEINHEQGAHSGLGKPTLHVSTPVADAAGKVFGLMVINVDLDQLFGQLQTDLPSEYQVYLANRWGDLLVHPDHRRTFGFDKGRRLFLQDEFPEVLRLLSSSGPASVISRSVEQSQQARDDRLVSAFVRLSNDRSAAEPFIVLGLGQPQSHVLAQASQAGKAIAQIALFFSLLALFVAFVASGALIAPLRKMTEAVELFSRERKISPLAPRHDELGVLARSFLAMKQEILSQLEDLTRSRAAFEHLARHDALTELPNRRACFEQLELALVRARTHDEQMALLFVDLDHFKEMNDQHGHRFGDQVLIAVSKLLCSVSEAHGNVARLGGDEFVIFFENVQHTQKIIALLNKLHQCFQLPLVIEGKRVHIHASMGVSLFPRDGDDIGALIQHADHAMYQAKSAGRNRYSFVAQDVKEQV
- a CDS encoding ABC transporter substrate-binding protein, with translation MNYRGPLWRLLLLLFVVLPAQAAPAVLRVLAWPGYADSDLVAGFEQRYEVKVEVTLVGSDEALRNKMSENQGGNFDVIAANTAEVHRYVDQGLLQPLHPERIANTSRQLAHFRDYARIPDIVVGGQLYAIPYVWSDMGLIYDRHQWQSPPESIDSMWDAKWQGRVLAFNTSNHNFSLASLSLGGDPFRIKADEFARVTARLVALRRNVLTFYSLPEEAAELFRSHQVALLFANYGRQQLKQLRDAGADVGYVIPREGALAWLDCWAISRGASDPVLAGKWIDYMLEPQVSHALTERQGLSNTLEEPAEAGSPRPLIWIRPVEDDQRRAALWQRIISGERPPLLEAGQ
- a CDS encoding ester cyclase, with the translated sequence MIDLATLYRHYIDCLNRQAWDVLGQWVAEDVHYNGKHVGLDGYRAMLERDFRDIPDLSFNIALLVADAQTVAARLAFDCSPSGVFLGVAVNGRRVQFSENVFYQYQDEKIAQVWSVLEKTAVEAQIG
- a CDS encoding SDR family oxidoreductase produces the protein MLSFDLHNRRALITGGASGIGLETAKMLAGYGATVAINYLPDDPRGPAAVAAIIAAGGQAIAAPGDLGDPQAAAAMVDTAIAELGGLDLLVNNAGTPGVSKPIPIGDLDGVSEELWALILNTNLMSVFRCSKAAASALKASGGAIVNTASIAGFGSVSSSISYSASKAAVINLTKNLARALAPEVRVNAVAPGAVISSWAIEWTEDHKKSSESATPLKRWATTADIAEMILYLGFAARMTTGQTLIADGGISI